In Bacillus spongiae, a single genomic region encodes these proteins:
- a CDS encoding SDR family NAD(P)-dependent oxidoreductase, whose protein sequence is MNYTVITGASSGIGYETALAFAARGKNVIIVARREEKLEELKATIHQINPDVDVIIKQSDLSISENVYALYDNLKEYTIETWINNAGFGNFDPVAKQKLPKIESMLRLNNEALTILSSLYVRDYSEVEGTQLINISSAGGYTIVADAITYCATKFYVSAFTEGLAQELQAKGAKMQVKVLAPAATETEFALRSMDIDTFEYEGTIPQFHTAKEMAHFLLDLYDGNKVVGIVDGQTYEFSLRDPIFPYVGRVR, encoded by the coding sequence ATGAACTATACTGTTATTACTGGAGCAAGCTCTGGAATTGGCTATGAAACTGCCCTTGCATTCGCTGCTCGCGGGAAAAACGTCATCATTGTCGCACGAAGAGAAGAAAAGCTAGAAGAATTAAAAGCAACAATCCATCAGATCAATCCTGATGTGGATGTCATCATTAAACAATCTGATTTATCTATCTCAGAAAATGTATACGCCCTTTATGACAATTTAAAAGAATACACTATTGAAACATGGATTAATAATGCCGGCTTCGGAAATTTCGATCCTGTTGCCAAACAAAAGCTGCCTAAGATTGAATCCATGCTCCGTTTAAACAATGAAGCCTTAACCATTCTTTCCTCACTTTATGTTCGCGACTACTCTGAGGTTGAAGGAACACAGCTAATCAATATCTCTTCAGCAGGCGGCTACACCATCGTTGCAGATGCCATCACCTATTGTGCTACAAAATTCTACGTCAGTGCTTTCACAGAGGGTCTTGCCCAAGAACTGCAAGCAAAAGGAGCCAAAATGCAAGTCAAAGTGTTGGCACCAGCAGCGACCGAAACAGAATTCGCCCTGCGCTCCATGGATATTGACACCTTCGAATACGAAGGAACTATCCCACAATTCCACACTGCCAAAGAAATGGCACACTTTCTACTCGACCTATATGACGGAAATAAAGTAGTCGGCATTGTGGATGGACAAACTTATGAATTTTCGTTAAGAGATCCGATTTTCCCTTATGTTGGTCGTGTGAGGTAG
- a CDS encoding MerR family transcriptional regulator, with amino-acid sequence MYSIGEVAKMIGVSTHTLRYYEKEKIIIPNRNKTGDRMYEVSHLKWLLFVLKLKETQMPIAKIKQYADLVREGEHTTFERLALLEEHQRSIQDQLENLQSTEKMLQGKITTYKAFLNDQSPSMSKST; translated from the coding sequence ATGTATTCTATCGGTGAAGTGGCCAAAATGATTGGCGTAAGCACACATACATTGCGATATTATGAAAAGGAAAAAATTATTATTCCAAATCGTAATAAAACAGGGGACCGAATGTATGAGGTATCCCATCTAAAATGGTTATTATTTGTCCTTAAATTAAAAGAAACACAAATGCCAATCGCAAAGATTAAACAATATGCTGATCTCGTTCGTGAAGGTGAGCATACCACTTTTGAACGGTTAGCGTTATTAGAAGAGCATCAACGTTCTATTCAGGATCAGCTTGAAAATCTTCAATCCACTGAAAAGATGCTTCAGGGTAAAATTACGACATATAAAGCATTTTTGAATGATCAGTCTCCGTCTATGTCAAAGAGCACGTGA